In one window of Echeneis naucrates chromosome 17, fEcheNa1.1, whole genome shotgun sequence DNA:
- the LOC115057791 gene encoding nucleoprotein TPR-like gives MAAVLLQVLERSELNKLPKGAQNKLEKFVTELQSANEALRTQHERFKADSEQQYFDIEKRLAESQQQIVSATRDLQNLKAENIKLNEELNTLKGIEGETSDDKTPQQQTKTRYEIEAEKRELVRLLEKRTQEVENLSEDVKHLNEKLIEVNKFKMELQLKLDDIQSSEASVQHREKRVEQEKELLEKKIEWLTAELKTKTEEVLSSNRDKGKEILELQGSLKNSEEQVIRLESQLTSLMETSESQNKRAEDLNNKLKQAKDEQSAMEEKYCNELNAHVKLSSLYKGAATDMETKNQELSRAVEELSKLVKATGEANKVLEKKVSEAEELKLKLEAEVKEKIKKMEKELENATMKAAGKQCCVPSLTEEQLDSMCPSAAAIAAIVKPGMKFFDLYNAYAECQTQLQLEKQETKKVSRVLDEIVQEVESKAPILKHQREEYESMQRSMASLCNKLETARMEIYSLQKEKEEAKQCCDTLERDKQRAERMLEDTSTQVCSLLVELEEARGNQVTKEDGSSADISSTSEVISPQQLSFRSVEELQRQNQNLLGRLRMLEQEKAREQSHVTSARISALEASVDKLQKEVEQLREQRNQQKQLADSNARQRDMYKTLLTHNTGFSLPPQDADALPQPANVRPSVPSTRLTPQRAAAADSTQTAQAKAALKQLNDAFSLYKKEKAENDRMLNETNDRLQRQLTELRSSHAKLTSQLEFSNKRYEILQETVSAYRREISALQERNQKMASTTQRHEHIIHTMNQDLRQANEKLALEEVRVENLTKERDMLRQGESRLTREKEAIYAEQRNQNLLLSNLKTIQLTMERAETETRHRLNNKIEHLEGELATMKIKRDQEVAQRHALGRTMDAQLLEAKKQLETQNILQQKTRELLRSSEQQVAALKAQLASAAPSEAVTSSSNTSTPTTRSTALRAPLRVRPQGPAASPQPAQSPQELSELKNLLHTAEEQNSELAEQLKNANVTVEQYRSVVLTLEDSLKKEKESRSPLENQLKESEEVQKQLEKRIIELEKVKQLEQEERRKALETVEKQVSELQRRLKASQAEQQEALERAAAASTLEQSARQDSLLQTKFAGEAQAKYERELMLHAADVEAMQELKQKIQQEAALKMELEKQQNETSSLLQEKTAAWNTLEKQLREDLSHQTHRCEELGKQNALLHQQMDEMATRSRQQQQQHQQQQLDVSFSEEGKTTEQILEILRFVKREKQIAVAQLEVSEGEALRYKQRVEHQDRELKELQEILNVEREKMQVTAKTLAQQEEQLKKMDSIAVLQEANKTLRMDREKLQQELQAAQAKVMKLQSDISPLHHSMSQLSENNGSLQADKRILEDDLKRLKAKVQQLVSQQKDGDVEERQKLANEREAQQRRIAQLVEEMAKLKTELARSNASSNSTQLQLQAFKDSVALLTSATDKLNNEVETKSKEILENRKTITQVKKIGRRYKTQYEELKAQHDKLVAETASKVGGEAVPSQELGKAQEELNNAREELKTLKEETQKAQSELEEAQKETQKFKEKAQEVQSQLTLNQSQLAQVQSQQVQTQTQLQQNQTQLSQSQKELQQAKAHTQQIQNQLKSAQAQTQARQNQIQQIQRELQQAKDMLQQNLTSQKELQQTHQSSQHSHNQEVIDLKASLSQTENKVTELQGQLDSLQKMVSDREADIKTLQEQLSEATQANEASRATQAANSQSTHISDANGANDTNMAQQEELAKLRQELLESNNREEQLKQQMTEKEEKTKKAILGAKTKINQLNSAKEQLSEEINDLKQNKEELEVKMNALKSQYEGRLLRLDRELRELRETQTHTESREEPQDQGGAKMGDQPRSADQRQISLKSPAQDRGSSSLTEPPTANIRPTPSTPSPSNKPSPSHGSKATPRASIRPMVTPGTVPIPTPTATVMPTTQNESQEVLISGGASVHSTSSSHVSPATSITQPTSTQATAFVQPTQQQPANQDAGSSMDAERPSTSSSLIGTGTKRCREEGEEDDEEEIRPESSHISPTTKKLRLKPTMALQIEGDEEMEEELRSEGEQQDSPDDSQELPEEAFPVLAEDDEDIEEEGVSQSVPSYQISSQDYAIIRDVIVIDTDSESQESKAAEVKQDDEGEEEEEEEGDEDEDETGDSGMRGEESNEKSREAEAEGEQDPSESTNNEENVCGASSDLSEQPHSGEGSSSVPSESDHARDPVHLPPTPSPSSSLTPRLPHPRRPTHSLPPRLDIQPPAPELGPPHTQRQSSQLRRPSVGRGLQLTPGIGSTQHFFDDDDRMVPSTPTLVVPHRTDGFAEAIHSPQVAGLSTRFRFGPPEDLLPQTSASHSDLGQLASQGGLGMYESPLFLPANDEDGGGRSVPTTPLQVAAPVTVFTDTLPSDSGDNMASQSVPMVTASTGMPATAEDGDEVFVEQEGDGPCIESSLESQTDMEATGQQSDDAPLPSTSQDPDTSIVTQRRVVNSQTLISNLSGRGSRGGRGEARMLLSHRGAFSRGGRGGSFGRGGIA, from the exons ATGGCGGCCGTCCTGCTGCAGGTCCTGGAGCGGTCGGAGTTGAACAAACTTCCGAAGGGTGCCCAGAACAAGCTGGAGAAGTTTGTAACGGAGCTGCAGAGTGCTAACGAGGCTCTCCGGACGCAACATGAGCGCTTCAAAGCAGACAGTG AGCAACAGTATTTTGACATAGAGAAGAGGCTGGCGGAGAGCCAGCAACAGATCGTGTCTGCCACCAGAGACCTGCAGAACCTGAAggcagaaaatataaaactca ATGAAGAGCTGAATACCCTGAAAGGAATAGAAGGCGAGACCTCTGATGATAAAACACCACAACAG CAAACAAAGACCAGGTATGAGATTGAGGCGGAGAAGAGAGAGCTGGTGAGGCTACTGGAGAAGAGAACGCAGGAGGTTGAGAACCTTAGTG agGATGTGAAACATCTGAATGAGAAGCTGATAGAGGTGAACAAATTCAAGATGGAGCTGCAGTTAAAACTGGATGATATACAGTCATCTGAAGCGTCTGTGCAG CACCGGGAGAAGCGCGTGGAGCAGGAGAAAGAGTTACTGGAGAAGAAAATTGAATGGCTGACTGCAGAACTAAAGACCAAAACTGAGGAAGTGCTGAGCTCCAACAGAGACAAAGGCAAAGAGATCTTGGAGTTGCAGGGTAGTCTGAAGAATAGCGAGGAACAG GTGATCAGACTGGAAAGTCAGCTCACCTCTTTGATGGAAACCAGCGAAAGCCAGAATAAAAGAGCAGAAGACCTCAACAATAAATTGAAACAG GCTAAAGATGAGCAGAGTGCCATGGAGGAGAAATATTGCAATGAGCTCAATGCTCATGTCAAGTTGTCTTCACTCTACAAG GGGGCAGCAACAGACATGGAGACCAAGAACCAGGAGCTGAGCAGAGCAGTGGAAGAGCTCAGTAAACTGGTTAAAGCCACTGGGGAAG CCAATAAAGTTCTGGAGAAGAAGGTTTCTGAAGCAGAGGAACTAAAGTTGAAGCTTGAGGCAGAGGTCAAAGAGAAAATcaagaaaatggagaaagagCTGGAAAATGCAACGATGAAGGCTGCTGGTAAACAATGCT GTGTGCCCTCTCTGACTGAGGAACAATTGGATTCAATGTGCCCATCAGCCGCTGCAATTGCTGCCATTGTAAAGCCTGGCATGAAGTTCTTTGAT cTTTACAATGCATATGCAGAGTGTCAAACACAGCTtcagctggagaaacaggagACTAAGAAAGTGAGCAGAGTACTGGATGAGATTGTCCAAGAAGTTGAATCCAAAGCACCTATCCTAAAGCATCAGAGGGAGGAGTATGAGAGCATGCAGAGATCCATGGCCTCCTTGTGTAACAAGCTGGAAACTGCTCGAATG GAAATTTACAGcttgcagaaagagaaagaagaggccAAGCAGTGCTGTGATACCCTAGAGAGAGATAAACAGAGGGCAGAGAGAATGCTAGAAGACACGTCTACACAG GTGTGTAGTCTTCttgtggagctggaggaggccaGAGGTAACCAGGTGACAAAGGAAGATGGCAGCTCCGCTGATATTTCCAGCACCTCTGAGGTCATCAGCCCACAGCAGCTTTCTTTCCGCAGTGTGGAGGAGTTACAAAGGCAGAATCAAAACTTGCTGGGAAGGCTAAGGATGCTGGAGCAGGAGAAGGCTCGAGAGCAAAGCCATGTAACATCAGCACG TATATCAGCACTGGAGGCAAGTGTAGATAAACTTCAGAAAGAAGTGGAGCAGCTGAGGGAACAGAGGAATCAGCAGAAACAGCTGGCTGACTCCAATgccagacagagagacatgtaCAAGACCTTGCTGACACACAACACTGGCTTCAGCCTGCCCCCCCAAG ATGCAGATGCTTTGCCCCAACCTGCAAATGTACGTCCCTCAGTCCCAAGTACTCGCTTGACTCcacaaagagctgctgctgcagattcaACACAGACTGCTCAGGCtaaagctgctttaaaacag CTCAATGATGCCTTCAGTCTgtacaaaaaggaaaaagctgaaaatgacaGGATGTTGAATGAAACGAATGATCGGCTGCAGAGACAGCTGACAGAGCTTCGCTCTAGCCATGCCAAGCTGACATCGCAACTGGAGTTCAGCAACAAGAG GTATGAGATACTCCAGGAGACTGTATCAGCCTACCGCAGAGAGATCTCTGCCCTTCAGGAAAGAAACCAGAAAATGGCTTCAACAACCCAACGTCATGAGCATATCATCCACACAATGAACCAGGACCTGCGACAAGCGAATGAAAAACTAGCactggaggag GTTCGTGTAGAGAACTTAACTAAAGAGAGAGATATGCTGAGACAAGGAGAAAGTCGATTGACTCGAGAGAAGGAAGCCATATATGCAGAACAACGTAACCAaaatctgctgctctccaaCCTCAAGACAATACAG TTGACTATGGAGcgtgcagagacagagacccgTCACCGACTGAACAACAAGATAGAGCACCTGGAGGGAGAGCTTGCTACCATGAAGATAAAGCGAGACCAAGAAGTAGCACAGAGACATGCCCTTGGACGTACTATGGAT GCTCAGTTGTTAGAGGCAAAGAAGCAGCTGGAAACCCAGAACATTTTGCAGCAGAAGACCAGGGAGTTGTTACGTAGTTCTGAACAGCAGGTTGCAGCTCTTAAAGCCCAACTGGCCTCTGCTGCACCTTCCGAGGCTGTTACCAGCTCCAGCAACACGTCCACCCCAACTACCAGATCTACAGCCCTCAGAGCACCCCTAAGAG TACGTCCACAAGGGCCTGCAGCCTCTCCACAACCTGCCCAGTCACCTCAGGAGCTCTCAGAATTGAAAAATCTTCTACATACTGCTGAAGAACAAAACAGTGAGCTagcagagcagctgaagaaTGCTAATGTTACTGTAGAGCAGTACAGAAGTGTGGTGTTGACTCTGGAGGACAgcctgaagaaagaaaaggag TCTCGCTCACCCCTTGAAAACCAACTGAAGGAGTCAGAGGAAGTGCAGAAGCAGCTTGAGAAGAGGATTATAGAGCTGGAGAAAGTGAAGCAGCTGGAgcaagaagagaggaggaaggctCTGGAAACAGTGGAGAAACAA GTGTCTGAGTTGCAGCGCAGATTGAAGGCCAGTCAGGCTGAGCAGCAGGAAGCTCTGgagagagcagctgctgctaGTACCCTGGAGCAGAGTGCCAGACAGGACAGTCTACTGCAG actaAGTTTGCTGGAGAAGCACAAGCCAAGTATGAGCGGGAGCTAATGCTCCATGCTGCTGATGTGGAGGCTATGCAGGAGCTCAAGCAAAAAATCCAACAAGAAGCAGCACTGAAGATGGAGCTggaaaagcagcaaaatgaaaCTTCCTCACTCCTGCAGGAGAAAACTGCAGCCTGGAACACACTGGAGAAACAGCTGAGG GAGGACCTGTCTCACCAGACCCATCGCTGTGAGGAGCTCGGCAAACAGAATGCTCTCCTGCACCAACAGATGGATGAAATGGCCACAAGGAGTCgtcaacagcaacaacaacaccagcAACAACAGCTTGATGTGTCATTCAGTGAGGAAGGGAAGACCACCGAGCAGATACTAGAAATACTCAG GTTTGTGAAGCGTGAGAAACAGATTGCTGTGGCTCAGCTTGAGGTCTCTGAGGGAGAAGCTCTTCGTTACAAACAGCGGGTGGAACACCAAGACAGAGAACTGAAGGAACTACAGGAAATTCTGAatgttgagagagagaaaatgcag GTTACAGCAAAGACTCTGGCCCAGCAAGAGGAACAGCTAAAGAAGATGGACAGTATTGCTGTGCTCCAAGAAGCAAATAAGACACTGAGAatggacagagagaaactgcagcagGAGCTGCAAGCAGCTCAGGCTAAA GTGATGAAGCTCCAGTCAGACATCAGCCCTCTTCATCACTCCATGTCTCAGCTGTCAGAAAATAATGGCTCCCTGCAGGCTGATAAGAGGATTCTGGAAGATGACCTCAAACGATTGAAGGCCAAAGTACAG CAACTGGTTAGCCAACAGAAAGATGGAGAtgtggaggagagacagaaactgGCCAATGAGAGAGAAGCTCAGCAGAGACGCATTGCACAGCTAGTTGAAGAGATGGCCAAGCTGAAGACAGAACTGGCGAG ATCCAATGCCAGCAGCAACTCGACTCAGTTGCAGCTGCAAGCCTTCAAAGACTCTGTGGCCCTTCTGACATCAGCGACGgacaaattaaataatgaagtgGAAACAAAGAGCAAGGAAATTCTGGAGAACAGAAAGACCATCACCCAGGTCAAGAAGATTGGACGGCGCTATAAGACCCAGTATGAGGAGCTTAAAGCCCAGCACGACAAG CTGGTTGCAGAAACAGCCTCTAAAGTGGGAGGTGAGGCAGTTCCATCTCAGGAGCTGGGCAAAGCCCAGGAGGAGCTCAACAATGccagagaggagctgaaaacactgaaagaagag ACCCAGAAGGCCCAATCAGAGTTGGAGGAGGCCCAGAAGGAAACCCAGAAATTCAAAGAAAAGGCCCAGGAGGTCCAAAGCCAGCTGACACTGAACCAGAGCCAACTGGCACAG GTCCAGTCTCAACAGGTCCAGACCCAGACTCAGCTTCAGCAAAATCAGACCCAGCTGTCCCAGAGTCAGAAAGAGCTTCAACAAGCCAAAGCCCACACCCAGCAG ATACAAAACCAGCTGAAATCGGCTCAGGCTCAGACGCAGGCCCGTCAGAATCAGATTCAGCAGATCCAGAGGGAGCTTCAGCAGGCAAAAGACATGCTGCAGCAGAACCTCACCAGTCAAAAGGAGCTACAGCAGACTCACCAATCCAGCCAGCACAGCCACAACCAGGAAGTTATCGATCTCAAGGCTTCTTTAAGCCAAACAGAGAACAAG GTGACTGAACTCCAGGGACAGCTGGACAGCTTGCAAAAG ATGGTCAGTGATcgtgaagcagacatcaagacTCTGCAGGAGCAGCTAAGTGAAGCTACACAGGCCAATGAAGCTAGCCGTGCTACACAGGCCGCCAATTCCCAGTCCACCCACATCAGTGATGCTAATGGTGCTAATGACACGAACATGGCACAACAAGAGGAGCTGGCAAAACTCAGACAAGAG CTGTTGGAGAGCAACAACAGAGAGGAGCAACTGAAAcagcaaatgacagaaaaagaagaaaagactaAGAAGGCCATCCTGGGAGCTAAGACCAAAATCAACCAACTTAACA GTGCCAAAGAGCAGCTGAGTGAGGAGATAAACGACCTGAAGCAAAATAAAGAGGAACTGGAGGTGAAAATGAATGCCCTCAAATCACAGTATGAAGGTCGACTTCTTCGCCTGGACAGAGAGCTGAGAGAACTGAGAGagacccaaacacacactgaatccAGAGAGGAGCCCCAGGACCAGGGTGGAGCTAAG ATGGGGGATCAGCCAAGATCTGCTGACCAGAGACAGATTTCTTTGAAGAGTCCAGCACAAGACAGGGGAAG CTCCAGCCTGACTGAACCTCCAACTGCCAACATCCGACCCACCCCAAGTACTCCATCTCCTAGCAACAAGCCAAGCCCATCCCATGGTAGTAAAGCCACACCCCGTGCCAGCATCCGGCCTATGGTTACCCCAGGAACTGTACCCATCCCAACACCCACTGCAACAGTCATGCCAACGACACAGAATGAAAGTCAAGAGG TACTGATAAGTGGAGGAGCCTCTGTACACTCTACCAGCTCCAGTCATGTGAGCCCAGCCACCTCTATAACTCAGCCAACCAGCACACAGGCCACAGCGTTTGTTCAGCccactcagcagcagccagccaaTCAAGATGCAGGGTCCAGTATGGATGCAGAGCGACCATCAACCTCCTCTTCTCTGATTGGAACAG GTACAAAACGATgcagggaagagggagaggaggatgatgaagaggagatcAGGCCAGAGAGTTCCCACATATCACCAACCACTAAAAAACTACGACTCAAACCAACAATGGCATTGCAG attgaGGGTGATGAGGAGATGGAAGAAGAGCTGAGGAGTGAAGGCGAACAACAGGATTCACCAGATGACAGCCAG gAGCTTCCAGAGGAAGCTTTCCCTGTTTTAGCTGAGGACGATGAAGACATTGAGGAAGAAGGcgtgtcccagtctgtcccctCCTATCAAATTTCCTCCCAAGACTATGCTATAATCAGGGATGTTATTGTTATCGACACGGACAGTGAGAGCCAGGAGAGCAAAGCAGCCGAGGTCAAGCAGgatgatgaaggagaagaggaggaagag gaggaaggagatgaagatgaggatgaaacTGGTGACAGTggaatgagaggagaggagagtaatgaaaagagcagagaagctgaagctgaggGAGAGCAGGATCCATCAGAAAGCACCAACAATGAGGAGAATGTGTGTGGAGCGTCTTCTGATCTGTCTGAACAGCCACACAGCG gtgaaggcagcagcagtgtcCCCTCGGAGTCTGACCATGCCAGAGACCCTGTACACCTCCCCCCAACACCCTCCCCTTCATCCTCCCTCACACCCCGCTTGCCTCATCCTCGGAGGCCcacacactctctcccaccACGGCTCGATATCCAACCTCCAGCTCCAGAGCTGggacctccacacacacag AGACAGTCCTCTCAGCTGCGCAGACCATCAGTAGGACGAGGACTTCAACTAACACCTGGAATAGGCAGCACA CAACATTTCTTCGATGATGATGACAGGATGGTCCCCAGTACGCCGACTTTGGTGGTCCCACACCGCACTGATGGCTTTGCAGAGGCCATACA TTCTCCTCAGGTAGCAGGTCTGTCCACCAGGTTCAGATTTGGACCTCCAGAAGACCTGCTGCCTCAGACGTCAGCATCACACTCTGATCTGGGACAGCTGGCCTCTC